In a single window of the Sulfurimonas sp. hsl 1-7 genome:
- the lepB gene encoding signal peptidase I, whose translation MKNALYKAYKFSNSWTGTIIIVLFVIFFIAQAFRIPSGSMKDSLLVGDHLFGKKFAYGIPMPHIPFLELSIMPWSDDLKLIDGDTPKRGDIVIFRPPHKPETHFVKRCVGLPGDMLFVKDKDLYLHPSEGNAWIQENYKGYEIVELDGKLWVVNPYMKDHKGIHHDDKMAFDSLTIVDLNGQIKKSVKSNELSTLQLKSDERIAPTHLLIPPVFNTELITVEDDHYFMMGDNRDHSNDSRFWGSVPYENLEGTPWFIYFSIDKNWQIRWDRIGKTPTDLEQSPYIDRAIKEREEQDKDYYGIT comes from the coding sequence ATGAAAAACGCCTTATATAAAGCATATAAATTTTCAAATTCATGGACCGGAACGATTATTATCGTTCTGTTTGTGATCTTTTTTATTGCACAAGCATTTAGAATCCCAAGCGGGAGTATGAAAGATTCTCTTTTAGTAGGTGATCACTTATTTGGTAAAAAATTTGCCTACGGTATCCCTATGCCGCATATCCCTTTTTTAGAGCTTTCTATCATGCCTTGGAGTGATGATCTTAAACTGATCGATGGAGATACTCCAAAACGCGGAGATATTGTAATCTTCCGTCCACCGCATAAACCGGAAACACACTTTGTAAAACGTTGTGTAGGTTTACCGGGCGATATGCTGTTTGTAAAAGATAAAGACCTTTATCTTCACCCTAGCGAAGGGAATGCTTGGATTCAAGAGAACTATAAAGGGTATGAGATAGTTGAACTTGATGGAAAACTATGGGTAGTAAATCCATATATGAAAGATCATAAAGGGATCCATCACGATGATAAAATGGCTTTCGATTCTTTAACTATTGTTGATCTAAACGGTCAGATTAAAAAGTCTGTAAAATCAAATGAACTTTCAACACTGCAACTAAAATCGGATGAGAGAATAGCACCGACACATCTTCTAATACCGCCTGTTTTCAATACAGAGCTTATTACGGTTGAAGATGACCATTACTTTATGATGGGTGATAATCGTGACCACTCAAATGACAGCCGTTTTTGGGGAAGCGTACCGTATGAAAATTTAGAGGGTACACCTTGGTTTATCTACTTCTCGATCGATAAAAACTGGCAAATTAGATGGGATCGTATAGGTAAAACTCCAACTGACTTAGAGCAATCTCCTTATATTGACAGAGCAATTAAAGAGAGAGAAGAACAAGACAAAGACTATTATGGAATTACTTGA
- a CDS encoding cadherin repeat domain-containing protein — protein sequence MSENHDVDLTEQIKNYRTSINAGNQVIVIAHSQGNFFTNEAYNALSPCEQKSFYMLGTANPANHVSGMDEGRGALATLDNDPITFVPTSMGPNIINDDTFVIEGYSLKLQKYHLFDYYRYNNNVTQSKIDTFPEYAISHYNENNPHISVPIGGIIDIKLSWGNPSIHMNLSSEIGTKDISSSECRPFEHYYVKSEEDVEPGRYGVYVSNTEGVDEIYLPQSVNLNIHAPGAVTVFDFNITAADMLNLGHVADIVITENKQPTVIPKTGISNNVGNVKIKCYGDCKNSEYASGTYQEYLYEIQSKLKQALLGPLSDANVTLTKAENFMNNISFYESSTSGGNSLTTSGVFYFTNEVIGTLESNTYYVTSIIGGDDIDANDDGELDAIPTLNTGTLHAIVNTDIIANENFKVNILTEIAFQLTQEMLNEDLNSTALQNKLDNIATKLLKEDVNGDTEIDYDDLLAWVPIGDKDKLVFDYEQKLQPIVEKIYKNEDIYFDVYKLLREDSIIEIDYLKSTNNIEISLTPTTDIEKLQKSEFTLTDNNGINLEFTFNIIGEKLVISPLEEFIEGKEYTLSYKLEVENMNGDVYIDQQEYIFAVPDTTPPKIIENTIYLLENNKNLKLNIFDPSSPLKYTINDGLDKTFFNSLDAEGQFSFKNPPNYENPLDHNQDNIYELNISIADSFENITTQTIQIVVTNLVEEPVLESTEMFIDENVPIGTYVGSVTVIDYGDGNITEFSINSNAFRIDNKGNIYTEETLDYERQNQYMFLTVRAKNSTSIYGGTARIKIYVNDTYEAVPQIYPFTGSMDEEASVGKVVGQLYIYSDLKENINVELFGEDAEHFDINSSGYITVSGNAQLDHTKRKRYDLTAVAKNSAGESEEANVTIYINEWTKQSNKFGLRMFIDGQNNIYTVKEIDDGVKIYKFNTNGEMLWEKEYLGLDNLSVNSMIVDVNATIYLACTRNRSSAVLVALSSSELLWSTEVGLSSSDNYSFKKIILDNSNNIVVAGETNGALSGFANNGRQDTFLMKISNMGDILWKKQYGSVDYNYVGNLRLNSQNKLYFLTDSELMEIDQTNGDIYWKKRLYSLYENYWFYCYDFVFDSEDNIYIAAQQEEKKGDIYDNDIRFIKLDNNGVIVWDKLYGSKSYDEANTLTISSNNILYLGGLTLGSLYGNYNKTPYLITDERSDFFLISTDTDGNMIESKQYGSVSWDFLKNMAIDTKNNIYLMGIVEEALDGNMITEEENYNNEFLIKVPY from the coding sequence GTGAGTGAAAACCATGATGTTGATTTGACTGAACAGATTAAAAACTATAGAACAAGTATCAATGCAGGTAATCAGGTAATAGTCATTGCTCATTCACAAGGAAACTTTTTTACAAACGAGGCTTACAATGCACTAAGTCCATGTGAACAAAAGTCATTTTATATGCTGGGGACTGCAAATCCTGCTAATCATGTAAGTGGGATGGATGAAGGAAGAGGTGCTTTAGCTACTTTAGATAATGACCCTATTACTTTTGTACCGACTAGTATGGGTCCCAATATTATAAATGATGATACCTTTGTCATTGAAGGGTATAGTTTAAAACTTCAAAAGTATCATTTATTTGATTACTATCGATACAATAACAATGTTACACAATCTAAAATAGATACATTTCCAGAGTATGCTATCAGTCATTATAATGAAAACAATCCTCATATATCTGTACCTATAGGAGGAATCATAGATATTAAGCTATCTTGGGGAAATCCTAGCATACACATGAATCTTAGCTCTGAAATCGGAACAAAAGATATCTCCTCTTCAGAGTGCAGGCCTTTTGAGCATTACTATGTAAAAAGTGAAGAGGATGTAGAGCCTGGTAGATACGGTGTTTATGTATCTAACACAGAAGGGGTTGACGAGATTTATTTGCCGCAAAGTGTCAACTTAAATATCCACGCACCCGGAGCAGTAACAGTATTTGATTTTAATATTACAGCAGCAGATATGCTCAATCTTGGGCATGTTGCGGATATTGTCATTACCGAAAACAAACAACCTACAGTTATCCCCAAAACTGGGATTAGTAATAATGTGGGTAATGTCAAAATAAAATGTTATGGTGATTGTAAAAATTCAGAATATGCAAGCGGAACTTATCAAGAGTATCTTTATGAGATACAATCAAAATTAAAACAAGCCCTCTTAGGTCCTCTTAGTGATGCAAATGTTACTCTTACAAAAGCAGAAAACTTCATGAACAATATATCGTTTTATGAGAGTTCTACGAGTGGAGGTAATTCACTGACGACAAGTGGAGTATTTTACTTTACAAATGAAGTGATAGGTACTTTAGAGTCTAATACTTATTATGTAACAAGTATTATAGGCGGAGATGATATAGATGCCAATGATGATGGAGAATTAGATGCTATTCCGACACTTAACACAGGAACTCTTCACGCTATAGTTAATACAGACATAATTGCTAATGAGAACTTTAAAGTCAATATTCTTACCGAAATCGCTTTTCAACTCACACAAGAGATGTTAAATGAAGATCTAAATAGTACAGCACTTCAAAATAAACTTGATAATATAGCCACAAAACTTCTTAAAGAAGATGTTAACGGTGATACAGAGATAGATTATGATGATCTTTTGGCATGGGTACCGATAGGTGATAAAGATAAACTGGTTTTTGACTATGAGCAGAAACTGCAACCGATCGTTGAAAAAATCTATAAAAATGAAGATATATATTTTGATGTATATAAGTTATTACGTGAAGACAGTATCATTGAAATAGACTATCTAAAAAGCACAAATAATATTGAAATCTCTCTTACTCCTACTACAGATATTGAAAAACTGCAAAAGAGTGAGTTTACCCTTACTGACAATAATGGTATAAATTTAGAATTTACCTTTAATATTATAGGTGAAAAGCTTGTTATTTCTCCTCTAGAAGAATTTATTGAGGGTAAAGAATATACACTTTCATATAAATTAGAGGTTGAAAATATGAATGGAGATGTTTATATTGATCAACAAGAATATATTTTTGCAGTTCCAGATACTACACCGCCTAAGATCATTGAGAATACTATATATTTACTTGAAAATAACAAAAATCTAAAGTTAAATATCTTTGATCCAAGTTCTCCATTAAAATACACTATTAATGACGGATTGGATAAAACTTTTTTTAACTCTTTGGATGCAGAAGGTCAGTTTTCTTTTAAAAATCCTCCAAATTATGAAAATCCTCTAGATCATAATCAAGACAATATATATGAATTAAATATTAGTATTGCAGATAGTTTTGAAAACATCACAACACAAACTATTCAAATAGTAGTTACAAATCTTGTAGAAGAGCCTGTTTTAGAATCTACAGAGATGTTTATTGATGAGAATGTGCCAATAGGTACTTATGTTGGAAGTGTAACTGTTATTGATTACGGTGATGGAAATATAACAGAGTTTTCGATAAACAGTAATGCTTTTAGGATTGATAACAAGGGGAATATCTATACAGAGGAAACACTAGATTATGAACGGCAAAATCAATATATGTTTTTAACTGTCAGGGCTAAAAATAGTACAAGTATTTATGGAGGAACTGCTCGGATCAAAATATATGTAAATGATACTTATGAAGCAGTGCCACAAATCTATCCTTTTACAGGCAGTATGGATGAAGAAGCTTCTGTTGGAAAAGTGGTTGGTCAGCTTTATATCTATTCAGATCTTAAAGAAAATATTAATGTTGAACTTTTTGGAGAAGATGCTGAACATTTTGATATAAACTCATCTGGATATATTACTGTTTCAGGTAATGCCCAATTAGATCATACAAAACGGAAGAGGTATGACTTAACAGCAGTTGCAAAAAATAGTGCTGGAGAGAGTGAAGAGGCAAATGTTACGATATATATTAACGAATGGACAAAACAAAGTAATAAATTTGGCTTAAGAATGTTTATTGATGGACAGAATAATATATATACAGTAAAAGAGATAGATGATGGTGTGAAAATTTATAAATTTAATACTAATGGTGAAATGTTATGGGAAAAAGAGTATTTAGGTCTCGACAATTTATCTGTAAATTCCATGATAGTTGATGTAAATGCAACAATTTATTTGGCTTGTACACGTAATAGATCTTCTGCTGTACTTGTGGCATTGTCCTCCTCAGAATTACTATGGTCTACAGAAGTAGGTTTAAGTTCATCCGATAATTATAGCTTTAAAAAAATCATTTTAGACAATAGTAATAATATTGTTGTAGCTGGAGAAACAAATGGTGCTTTATCTGGATTTGCCAATAATGGGCGTCAAGATACATTTTTAATGAAAATTTCAAATATGGGAGACATATTATGGAAAAAACAATACGGTTCAGTTGATTATAATTATGTAGGAAATTTAAGATTAAATTCACAAAATAAGTTATATTTTTTAACAGATAGTGAATTGATGGAAATCGATCAAACAAATGGGGATATATATTGGAAAAAACGATTATATTCATTATATGAAAATTATTGGTTTTATTGTTATGACTTTGTATTTGATAGCGAAGATAATATATATATTGCAGCACAACAAGAAGAGAAAAAAGGGGATATATATGATAATGATATACGTTTTATAAAATTGGATAACAACGGTGTAATTGTTTGGGATAAGCTTTATGGATCGAAGAGTTATGATGAAGCAAATACGCTTACTATTTCTTCTAATAATATTTTGTATTTAGGAGGACTAACATTAGGAAGTTTATATGGGAATTATAATAAAACCCCTTATCTAATAACTGATGAAAGAAGTGATTTTTTTCTTATTTCTACAGATACGGATGGTAATATGATAGAATCAAAACAATACGGTTCTGTAAGTTGGGATTTTTTAAAAAATATGGCTATAGATACAAAAAATAATATATATCTTATGGGAATAGTTGAGGAAGCTCTTGATGGAAACATGATTACAGAAGAAGAAAATTATAATAATGAATTTCTTATAAAAGTGCCTTATTAA
- a CDS encoding MgtC/SapB family protein has product MLENLLHAPWVELIFVVIAGFLIGLEIKAHRIHTESHREIGSVRTFAFISLIGYIFAKMNLYLYMVGYIAILTHLSLFYFFKLKSNRSGMILFLLSTLVYSFGIVVVTYNIWFLLIIFVAVVFISNLDKRLQHFYTIFDEREIETFAKLLLLSGVILPLLPQEQISEIIPVSYFKVWLAVVIVSLFSYVGYVLKKYIFNDKGYLVTGILGGIYSSTATTLVLAKKASSNATPYLFASSIVVATTLMYLRLLGIAFAFNTEIAYKLLIPFIILTLISGVIVLVLYNKSKHEKADTLGENEDKNPLELGTAFLFAFLFIVMAILTHFVLSQYGDLGLNILSFIVGFTDIDPFVLSLLSSKFGVSVESVATAILIATGSNNILKALYAYLFSKNKAGMLSGVFLLVLGILTITAGFIA; this is encoded by the coding sequence ATGTTGGAAAACCTCTTACACGCACCATGGGTTGAGCTTATTTTTGTTGTGATCGCAGGATTTTTAATAGGTCTTGAGATCAAAGCTCATAGGATACATACCGAATCTCACAGAGAGATAGGAAGTGTAAGAACCTTTGCATTTATATCACTTATTGGCTACATCTTTGCAAAGATGAATCTTTACCTCTATATGGTAGGTTATATAGCAATACTCACCCATCTTTCCCTCTTTTACTTTTTTAAACTCAAAAGTAACCGCAGTGGAATGATCCTTTTTCTTCTATCCACCCTTGTATATAGTTTCGGAATAGTAGTCGTAACCTATAACATCTGGTTCTTACTTATCATTTTTGTTGCCGTTGTATTTATCTCAAATTTAGATAAAAGACTCCAGCATTTTTATACAATCTTTGATGAAAGAGAGATAGAGACATTTGCAAAACTACTCCTTTTAAGCGGCGTTATCTTACCTCTGCTCCCTCAAGAACAGATATCTGAGATAATCCCTGTCTCATACTTTAAAGTATGGCTGGCAGTGGTTATCGTATCACTGTTTTCTTATGTCGGTTATGTGCTTAAAAAATATATCTTTAACGACAAAGGCTACCTTGTAACAGGGATACTCGGAGGAATATATTCAAGTACTGCGACAACATTGGTACTGGCAAAAAAAGCATCTTCAAATGCAACACCGTATCTCTTTGCCTCATCCATCGTTGTTGCGACTACTTTAATGTACTTAAGACTTTTAGGGATTGCATTTGCTTTTAATACAGAAATAGCATATAAACTTCTTATTCCCTTTATAATACTTACTCTCATAAGTGGTGTTATTGTACTAGTATTGTATAATAAGTCTAAACATGAAAAAGCGGATACTTTAGGGGAGAACGAGGATAAAAACCCTCTTGAACTCGGTACTGCATTTTTATTTGCATTTTTATTCATTGTGATGGCGATACTAACCCATTTTGTACTGAGTCAATATGGAGATTTAGGTCTAAACATCTTATCGTTCATTGTCGGTTTTACAGACATTGATCCATTCGTTTTATCGCTTCTCTCTTCTAAGTTTGGAGTGAGTGTCGAGAGTGTGGCAACAGCTATCTTAATAGCTACGGGAAGTAACAATATCTTAAAAGCACTCTATGCCTATCTGTTTTCAAAAAACAAAGCGGGTATGCTCAGCGGTGTTTTTCTTTTAGTATTAGGAATCTTGACTATAACAGCTGGATTTATAGCTTAA
- a CDS encoding c-type cytochrome, which produces MKYILFLILAVSLFSESNFITPMEYASSLYKNPRGIGCNKCHGENGEGKLIANYIHKGKKKSFEGPVINTVAYAKFYKALNKRKKGMPRYFLTDNEIEALYLYLHRNDKKEKKNVK; this is translated from the coding sequence ATGAAATATATACTCTTTTTAATTCTTGCAGTTTCTCTATTTTCTGAGAGTAATTTTATCACTCCTATGGAGTATGCATCATCTTTATATAAAAATCCAAGAGGGATCGGATGTAACAAGTGTCACGGGGAAAACGGCGAGGGAAAGTTAATTGCGAACTATATTCATAAGGGGAAGAAAAAGTCCTTTGAGGGTCCAGTAATCAATACTGTGGCGTATGCAAAATTTTATAAAGCACTTAACAAAAGAAAAAAAGGGATGCCGAGATATTTTTTAACAGATAACGAGATCGAAGCACTCTACCTTTATCTTCATAGAAACGATAAAAAAGAGAAGAAAAATGTTAAATGA
- the trpB gene encoding tryptophan synthase subunit beta: MYIPTASKFDPDENGHFGIFGGRYVPETLMPALLKLREEYDEIRFDKDFWAEVDYYLKDYVGRPSPLYFAENISNELGAKVYFKREDLNHTGAHKVNNVIAQGLMAKRLGYKKVIAETGAGQHGVATATIAALLGLECEIFMGAKDVERQELNVFRMKLLGAKVHAVESGSRTLKDAMNDAIRHWVTNARDTFYIIGTVAGPHPYPLMVRDFQAIIGWEARAQILEKENRLPDHVIACIGGGSNAIGMFQHFLEDEEVQCIGIEAGGLGIDDKNGCSLKKGRPGVLHGQMSYLLQDEDGQILEAHSISAGLDYPGIGPEHAFHNDNESVKYDYITDEEALDAFVWLSRKEGIIPAFESSHAVAYLKKLPDIKDKLIIVNLSGRGDKDMIQAKDLLHFD, from the coding sequence ATGTATATACCAACTGCTTCAAAATTTGATCCAGATGAGAATGGTCACTTCGGTATCTTCGGTGGAAGATATGTTCCAGAAACGCTTATGCCGGCACTTTTAAAGCTGCGCGAAGAGTATGATGAAATTCGTTTCGATAAAGATTTTTGGGCGGAAGTTGATTACTATTTAAAAGATTATGTAGGTCGCCCTTCTCCACTTTATTTTGCAGAGAATATCTCTAATGAGCTTGGTGCAAAGGTTTACTTTAAACGTGAAGATTTAAATCATACGGGTGCGCATAAAGTAAACAATGTTATCGCACAAGGACTTATGGCTAAACGTCTTGGATATAAGAAAGTTATTGCTGAAACGGGTGCAGGACAACATGGTGTGGCAACTGCTACGATCGCAGCCCTTCTCGGTTTAGAGTGTGAGATCTTTATGGGTGCAAAAGATGTTGAGCGTCAAGAGCTAAATGTTTTTCGTATGAAACTTCTCGGTGCTAAGGTTCATGCCGTTGAGAGCGGAAGCCGTACACTTAAAGATGCGATGAATGATGCTATCCGTCACTGGGTTACAAATGCAAGAGATACTTTCTACATCATCGGTACTGTTGCAGGCCCTCACCCGTATCCGTTAATGGTACGTGATTTTCAAGCGATCATCGGCTGGGAAGCTCGTGCTCAAATATTAGAGAAAGAGAACCGTTTACCTGATCACGTAATCGCATGTATCGGCGGCGGTAGTAATGCTATCGGTATGTTTCAACACTTTTTAGAAGATGAAGAGGTACAGTGTATAGGTATCGAAGCAGGTGGTCTTGGAATCGATGATAAAAATGGATGTTCTTTGAAAAAAGGTCGTCCGGGAGTACTTCACGGTCAAATGTCTTACCTGCTTCAAGATGAAGATGGTCAAATACTAGAGGCTCATTCGATCTCTGCGGGACTAGATTATCCGGGTATCGGACCTGAACACGCTTTTCATAACGACAATGAGAGTGTAAAATATGACTATATTACAGATGAAGAGGCACTAGATGCCTTCGTATGGTTAAGTCGTAAAGAGGGAATCATCCCGGCATTTGAATCATCACATGCTGTAGCATATCTGAAAAAACTGCCGGATATTAAAGACAAACTTATCATCGTTAACCTTTCAGGTCGTGGTGATAAAGATATGATCCAGGCAAAAGATTTACTTCATTTTGACTAA
- a CDS encoding site-2 protease family protein, with the protein MELLDFLKIGAAVVALAIAIIGHEIMHGWVAYMYGDTTAKNAGRLTINPIAHVDLVGTILVPLMMYFLPVLMGADSGFLFGWAKPVPINTLTVISRGGYNAAMQVDLAGIVYNFTLAAFAAIALTAMDSPTTADGVVYIFTYLLVFQLLVINVVLGVFNILPIPQFDGAHFIAHLALKLRKNEIAEFFYKNERYGIIVVLIILMTPLSHYLILLPVQTIIGLLLS; encoded by the coding sequence ATGGAATTACTTGATTTTTTAAAAATCGGTGCTGCTGTCGTAGCCTTAGCTATCGCTATTATCGGTCATGAAATCATGCACGGTTGGGTTGCCTATATGTACGGTGACACAACTGCAAAAAATGCAGGTCGTCTTACAATCAACCCTATAGCTCATGTTGATTTAGTTGGAACTATTTTAGTGCCGTTAATGATGTATTTTTTACCTGTACTAATGGGCGCTGATAGTGGATTTTTATTCGGTTGGGCAAAACCGGTACCTATCAACACTTTAACAGTTATCAGTCGCGGCGGATACAATGCGGCTATGCAGGTAGACCTTGCGGGGATTGTTTATAACTTTACATTAGCAGCTTTCGCAGCGATCGCACTTACAGCGATGGATTCACCGACAACGGCAGACGGTGTTGTATATATTTTTACATATCTGCTTGTTTTTCAACTACTTGTTATCAATGTGGTTTTAGGAGTATTTAATATCCTCCCTATTCCACAGTTTGACGGTGCACATTTTATTGCACACTTGGCACTGAAGTTGAGAAAAAACGAGATCGCAGAATTTTTTTATAAAAATGAAAGATATGGCATAATTGTGGTACTTATTATTTTAATGACACCGCTAAGTCACTATCTTATACTTTTACCGGTACAAACTATTATCGGTTTATTATTATCTTAA
- the rpiB gene encoding ribose 5-phosphate isomerase B: MKFYVATDHAGIDLKNWTVEFLKEKGHEVVDLGPFSKERVDYPDYAHKVATSVLEDAGSQGILICGSGIGMSMAANRHEGIRAALCHDAYTAMVARGHNDANVLCFGERIVGLGVAESIINSWLESGFDGGRHCQRVEKIEL, encoded by the coding sequence ATGAAATTTTACGTAGCAACAGACCACGCTGGAATAGATCTAAAAAACTGGACAGTTGAATTTTTAAAAGAGAAAGGTCATGAAGTTGTTGACCTTGGTCCATTTTCAAAAGAGAGAGTGGATTACCCTGATTATGCTCATAAAGTAGCTACAAGTGTTTTAGAAGATGCAGGGAGTCAAGGTATCCTTATCTGTGGCAGCGGGATCGGTATGAGTATGGCTGCAAACCGTCACGAAGGTATCCGTGCAGCACTTTGTCACGATGCTTATACAGCTATGGTTGCTCGTGGTCATAACGATGCAAACGTACTATGTTTTGGAGAAAGAATTGTTGGTCTTGGTGTTGCAGAGTCTATCATCAACTCTTGGCTAGAAAGTGGTTTTGACGGTGGTAGACACTGCCAACGTGTTGAAAAAATAGAGCTATAA
- the folD gene encoding bifunctional methylenetetrahydrofolate dehydrogenase/methenyltetrahydrofolate cyclohydrolase FolD — MQLLDGRALSKKIEQKVSDEVKELKSTCGCTPGLAVVLVGQDPASAAYVNMKKKACDRVGFYSITHEMPETISQEAIEKTIIGLNNDSNVDGILIQLPLPSHIDTTKLLELVDPAKDVDGFHPYNVGRLVTNLDGFVPCTPLGVMELLKEYDIDVKGKNCCVVGASNIVGKPMAALLLNADATVEICHIFTDDLKKHTLNADIVLCGVGVINLITEDMVKDDVVIIDIGVSRTKEGKLVGDVDFENVSKKSSYITPSPGGVGPMTIAMLLSNTLKAAKINAKNLAETKES; from the coding sequence ATGCAATTATTAGATGGTAGAGCTCTCTCAAAAAAAATAGAACAAAAAGTTAGTGATGAAGTAAAAGAATTAAAATCTACATGTGGATGTACGCCAGGCTTGGCTGTTGTACTTGTTGGACAAGACCCTGCTAGTGCAGCGTATGTTAATATGAAGAAAAAAGCTTGTGATAGAGTTGGTTTCTACTCTATTACGCATGAAATGCCTGAAACTATCTCTCAAGAAGCAATTGAAAAAACTATAATTGGACTAAATAACGATTCAAATGTAGATGGAATCTTAATTCAGCTTCCGCTTCCTAGCCATATAGATACTACTAAACTTCTAGAGCTTGTTGATCCAGCAAAAGATGTTGATGGTTTCCATCCATACAATGTTGGCCGTTTAGTAACAAACCTTGATGGTTTTGTACCATGTACACCCCTTGGAGTTATGGAACTCCTAAAAGAATATGATATCGATGTTAAAGGGAAAAACTGTTGTGTAGTAGGAGCTTCAAACATCGTTGGAAAACCTATGGCAGCTCTTCTTTTAAATGCAGATGCTACCGTTGAAATTTGTCATATATTTACAGATGATCTTAAAAAACACACTTTAAATGCAGACATTGTCTTATGTGGAGTTGGTGTTATCAACCTTATCACAGAAGATATGGTTAAAGATGACGTAGTTATCATCGACATCGGTGTAAGTAGAACTAAAGAGGGAAAACTTGTCGGCGATGTTGACTTTGAAAATGTTAGCAAAAAAAGCTCATACATTACACCAAGTCCAGGCGGAGTTGGACCGATGACTATTGCAATGCTTCTTAGTAATACTCTAAAAGCAGCAAAAATAAATGCTAAAAATTTGGCTGAGACAAAAGAGTCTTAA
- a CDS encoding adenine phosphoribosyltransferase produces MITLSQTERKIIESSIRDIKDFPQPGIVFKDITTLLNDKEAYGVLMNHLYHRYKEYNLDYIAGIDARGFIFGAALAQMLGIGFVPIRKKGKLPYTTISEKYSLEYGVDEIEVHIDAFGDQKGAKVLVIDDLIATGGTAGAAATLVNQSGAQCVECCFIIGLTFLDGMKNLKEKTQVYSVIEVN; encoded by the coding sequence ATGATTACACTCTCTCAAACAGAAAGAAAGATTATTGAAAGCTCGATCAGAGACATTAAAGATTTTCCACAACCTGGAATTGTTTTTAAAGATATCACTACCCTCTTAAACGATAAAGAAGCTTACGGTGTTTTAATGAATCATCTCTATCATAGATATAAAGAATATAATCTTGATTATATCGCCGGGATAGATGCTCGTGGGTTTATTTTCGGTGCAGCACTTGCACAGATGTTAGGGATCGGCTTTGTTCCAATTCGTAAAAAAGGGAAACTTCCATATACGACTATCTCTGAAAAGTATTCTTTAGAGTATGGTGTAGATGAGATTGAGGTACATATAGATGCTTTTGGCGACCAAAAAGGTGCTAAGGTACTTGTTATTGATGATCTGATTGCAACCGGTGGTACTGCAGGTGCAGCAGCTACTCTTGTAAATCAGTCAGGTGCACAATGTGTAGAATGTTGTTTTATTATAGGGTTGACATTTTTAGACGGTATGAAAAATCTAAAAGAGAAAACTCAAGTTTATAGTGTAATAGAGGTTAATTAA